DNA sequence from the Tepidibacillus fermentans genome:
AACAACGTGGAAATCAAATGAATGTGTTGGGGATATTGATATACAAGCATGACTGCAAGAATTGAATTCGCAAACCTCGTTAGCATGCCACTAAAATGAGGCCTTCTTCTAAGATGGTTTTTTGCACTTACAGCGAATTCTCCGATTTTATTCACTTTCCAAGCGGTATAAATCGTATTTAATAGGCTTACAAAAGTTCCTAAGGCTAAGCCTGAGAACATTTTGGAATATGGTGTAAGCATGCCAATGATAAAGAAACTAAGTAAGAAAAGGGTATAACGAATAATTCGGAGGATCCTTTGTTTAAAGTCATCCATTGAATGATCTTTCATTGATCAATCTCCTAAAAACGGTTTGATTAAGCCGATAACAGACCATATTCCGAGTACAAAACCTACTATCATGCCAATAATTAAAAAAATAGGTGAACTATGAAAGTAGATGTCCAATTTTTTCCCAGACCAGATACCCATAAGCAAAAAAATAGCGAGATTCGCACCAACAACTCCTACGACTGCCAAAGCACGCCATGGATTCTTATTATCTTGACCTGAGTCTTGGTTCATTGTGCTATCCCTCACATAGTATTAAACCCTTAAATAGTATAACAACGCTATATTTACAAATCAATCTCTTTTTGTTTCCATTATTAGAAAAAAACATTTCTCATACATAATATTCAGAATATTTTCCTAAATAAATATTTTACTGCTCTCATTGTGAACGAGTAATCATTGTTATTTAACAGACTAACCTGTCCCAAAGCTATGTTATACTACAACAATAATTTTGTCAATATTGTGAATCGGGTAGGAGGTTACTCATTATTTGAGTAACCGACCTCCCACACCACCGTGCGTACCGTTCGGTACACGGCGGTTCCTAAGTTTACGCAGTA
Encoded proteins:
- a CDS encoding ATP synthase subunit I, which encodes MKDHSMDDFKQRILRIIRYTLFLLSFFIIGMLTPYSKMFSGLALGTFVSLLNTIYTAWKVNKIGEFAVSAKNHLRRRPHFSGMLTRFANSILAVMLVYQYPQHIHLISTLFGLFVTQIVTIVDGIINTKREKENKLSTRKG
- a CDS encoding AtpZ/AtpI family protein, with product MNQDSGQDNKNPWRALAVVGVVGANLAIFLLMGIWSGKKLDIYFHSSPIFLIIGMIVGFVLGIWSVIGLIKPFLGD